The following proteins come from a genomic window of Camelus dromedarius isolate mCamDro1 chromosome 29, mCamDro1.pat, whole genome shotgun sequence:
- the MRPL46 gene encoding large ribosomal subunit protein mL46 isoform X1, with amino-acid sequence MAAPIKRTVLGVARGWRRFEGPWPRSLGSRSLALAAAPSSSGSPWRLMGALCLQRPPLVSKPLTPLQEEMAALLQQIEIERSLYSDHELRALDEAQQLEKRKSDLYEEEDERNILLAQDLEDMWEQKFLQFKPGARITEADEKNDQTSLHRKLDRNLILLIKEKLGDQDLWMLPQAEWQPGETLRQTAERSLANLSENNMEAKFLGNAPCGHYKFKFPQAVRTESSLGAKIFFFKALLLTGDFSQAGKKGHHVWVSKEELDDYLKPKYLAQVKRFLLDL; translated from the exons ATGGCAGCGCCCATAAAGCGGACTGTGTTAGGGGTGGCGAGAGGCTGGCGGCGTTTCGAGGGCCCCTGGCCCCGTAGCCTGGGTTCTCGCAGCCTGGCCCTTGCTGCCGCGCCCTCGAGCAGCGGGTCTCCATGGCGCCTGATGGGCGCGTTGTGCCTGCAGCGGCCACCTCTCGTCTCGAAGCCGCTGACCCCCTTGCAGGAAGAGATGGCGGCTCTGCTGCAGCAG ATCGAGATAGAGAGAAGTCTGTATTCAGATCATGAGCTTCGAGCTTTGGATGAAGCCCAGCaactggaaaagaggaaaagtgacCTTTATGAAGAAGAAGATGAGCGAAATATATTGCTGGCTCAGGATTTGGAAGACATGTGGGAGCAGAAATTCCTACAGTTCAAACCTGGGGCTCGAATAACAG AAGCCGATGAAAAGAATGACCAAACCTCATTGCACCGCAAACTGGACAGGAACCTTATTCTGTTGATAAAAGAGAAGCTTGGAGACCAGGATCTGTGGATGCTGCCACAGGCAGAGTGGCAGCCTGGGGAGACCCTGCGACAAACAGCTGAGCGAAGCCTGGCGAACCTCTCAG aaaACAACATGGAAGCCAAGTTCCTGGGAAATGCACCCTGTGGCCACTACAAGTTCAAGTTCCCCCAGGCAGTGCGGACAGAGAGCAGCCTTGGggccaaaatattcttctttaaaGCACTACTACTAACTGGAGACTTTTCCCAGGCCGGGAAGAAGGGCCATCATGTATGGGTCAGTAAGGAGGAGCTGGATGACTATTTGAAACCAAAATACCTGGCCCAGGTTAAGAGGTTTCTCTTGGACCTCTGA
- the MRPL46 gene encoding large ribosomal subunit protein mL46 isoform X2 codes for MAAPIKRTVLGVARGWRRFEGPWPRSLGSRSLALAAAPSSSGSPWRLMGALCLQRPPLVSKPLTPLQEEMAALLQQIEIERSLYSDHELRALDEAQQLEKRKSDLYEEEDERNILLAQDLEDMWEQKFLQFKPGARITEADEKNDQTSLHRKLDRNLILLIKEKLGDQDLWMLPQAEWQPGETLRQTAERSLANLSASDPAESRSSGL; via the exons ATGGCAGCGCCCATAAAGCGGACTGTGTTAGGGGTGGCGAGAGGCTGGCGGCGTTTCGAGGGCCCCTGGCCCCGTAGCCTGGGTTCTCGCAGCCTGGCCCTTGCTGCCGCGCCCTCGAGCAGCGGGTCTCCATGGCGCCTGATGGGCGCGTTGTGCCTGCAGCGGCCACCTCTCGTCTCGAAGCCGCTGACCCCCTTGCAGGAAGAGATGGCGGCTCTGCTGCAGCAG ATCGAGATAGAGAGAAGTCTGTATTCAGATCATGAGCTTCGAGCTTTGGATGAAGCCCAGCaactggaaaagaggaaaagtgacCTTTATGAAGAAGAAGATGAGCGAAATATATTGCTGGCTCAGGATTTGGAAGACATGTGGGAGCAGAAATTCCTACAGTTCAAACCTGGGGCTCGAATAACAG AAGCCGATGAAAAGAATGACCAAACCTCATTGCACCGCAAACTGGACAGGAACCTTATTCTGTTGATAAAAGAGAAGCTTGGAGACCAGGATCTGTGGATGCTGCCACAGGCAGAGTGGCAGCCTGGGGAGACCCTGCGACAAACAGCTGAGCGAAGCCTGGCGAACCTCTCAG CTAGTGACCCGGCTGAGTCTAGAAGCTCGGGGCTCTGA